The proteins below come from a single Candidatus Bathyarchaeota archaeon genomic window:
- a CDS encoding nitroreductase family protein, translating into MELEEAIMNRRSIRAYKNRELPADAMGRLIEAARHAPSAGNGQPWRFVVCVNAEIKHGLSVAAFGQKCLEDASAVIVVCVDLKDAAGNYGERGLTLYCYQDTAAAIENILLTAVSLGLGTCWIGAFREDDVRRVIHAPSDMRPVALIPVGYPDESPLPRPRKPAEAIVRYERF; encoded by the coding sequence ATGGAGTTAGAAGAGGCAATTATGAATCGGCGAAGCATCCGTGCCTACAAAAATCGGGAGTTACCTGCTGATGCCATGGGGCGGCTTATTGAAGCTGCACGGCATGCTCCCTCAGCCGGCAACGGTCAACCCTGGCGCTTTGTTGTTTGTGTTAATGCGGAGATTAAGCATGGGCTCTCTGTGGCGGCTTTTGGCCAAAAATGCCTCGAGGATGCCTCAGCTGTGATTGTGGTCTGCGTGGATCTCAAGGATGCTGCCGGAAACTATGGTGAACGCGGTTTAACTCTTTACTGCTATCAGGATACTGCGGCAGCCATCGAGAATATTCTTTTAACGGCGGTTTCGCTGGGGCTGGGGACATGCTGGATTGGCGCTTTCCGGGAGGATGATGTCCGCAGAGTAATCCATGCGCCCTCGGATATGCGTCCTGTTGCTTTGATTCCTGTGGGTTATCCTGATGAGTCGCCGTTGCCTAGGCCCCGAAAACCCGCTGAGGCTATTGTGCG
- a CDS encoding 60S ribosomal protein L22, producing the protein MVEMKVNASELKADENKLVEKLADFLKEKTGGEVATEGKTVTVKGEGEALSKKYVRIVVKKFLHKHELSDTFKVIGEEEALKIKERKIDEED; encoded by the coding sequence ATGGTTGAAATGAAAGTCAATGCTTCCGAACTTAAAGCCGACGAAAATAAACTGGTGGAGAAACTCGCTGATTTCCTTAAGGAGAAAACAGGCGGAGAAGTCGCCACCGAAGGCAAAACCGTCACGGTTAAAGGTGAAGGTGAAGCGCTCAGCAAAAAATATGTGCGGATAGTGGTTAAAAAGTTCCTGCATAAGCATGAGTTATCGGACACCTTCAAGGTCATCGGCGAAGAGGAAGCCCTGAAAATTAAGGAACGTAAAATCGATGAGGAAGATTAA
- the hisS gene encoding histidine--tRNA ligase has product MPAFQPVRGMRDLIGEEAQTFAAIIANARQTAGLYGFREVITPHVEPLELLSAKSGEEIRQRMFIFKDLGERQVALRPEFTASIARLVTTSLRNDPKPLRLFSVGTVYRYDEPQRGRYREFWQSNFELMGSAKPEADAEIVLLTNTLMASLGLSGYAFKVGHIGVIRGILSQDGVDERTQNAVFQRMDKKEYDKALELVESAQCRRMLAGLIELAGKDWRETVEKIKAYVADYPSAQAAAQNLQEILEFITASADLHVTVEPAFARGLEYYTGMIFEVYIPELEIALGGGGRYDRLIEVFGGESTPAVGCAHGIDRVAIALQTQGARSSVKAQKTVAVVTINENLKAAALKIAQQLRAEGIPVDFEVMGRRMGKALEDADKRGVDFAVIVGERELGEGAVVLKDLAGRTQSTVSIDSLVRQIKN; this is encoded by the coding sequence GTCATCACTCCACATGTGGAGCCGCTGGAGCTGCTAAGCGCAAAAAGCGGCGAGGAAATCCGCCAGCGCATGTTCATCTTCAAAGATCTCGGTGAGCGTCAGGTGGCGCTACGCCCGGAATTCACTGCCTCAATCGCACGGTTAGTTACGACATCGCTTAGAAACGACCCTAAGCCGCTTCGTCTCTTCTCTGTGGGCACCGTTTACCGCTATGATGAGCCACAGCGTGGACGCTACCGCGAATTCTGGCAATCCAACTTTGAGTTGATGGGCTCAGCCAAACCAGAGGCGGACGCGGAAATCGTGCTGCTTACCAACACGCTTATGGCGTCGCTTGGGCTTTCGGGCTACGCCTTTAAGGTGGGGCACATCGGCGTTATCCGGGGCATCCTTAGCCAAGATGGCGTAGACGAGAGAACCCAGAACGCCGTGTTTCAGCGCATGGACAAAAAAGAATACGATAAAGCCCTTGAGCTTGTGGAGTCTGCGCAGTGCCGCAGGATGCTGGCGGGGCTCATAGAGTTGGCGGGCAAGGACTGGCGGGAAACCGTGGAGAAAATCAAAGCCTACGTTGCCGATTACCCCAGCGCCCAAGCCGCGGCACAGAACCTGCAAGAAATCCTCGAGTTCATCACCGCTAGCGCTGATCTCCATGTTACGGTGGAGCCTGCGTTTGCCCGTGGACTCGAATACTACACGGGTATGATCTTTGAAGTCTACATTCCCGAGTTGGAGATCGCTTTAGGCGGGGGTGGACGATATGATCGGCTTATCGAGGTTTTCGGCGGCGAATCCACACCGGCAGTTGGCTGCGCACATGGCATAGACCGAGTAGCTATTGCGCTTCAAACCCAGGGTGCCCGATCCAGCGTTAAAGCCCAGAAAACCGTTGCGGTGGTTACAATCAATGAGAACCTCAAGGCGGCGGCGCTTAAAATCGCTCAGCAGCTCCGCGCGGAAGGCATCCCGGTGGACTTCGAGGTTATGGGGCGCAGGATGGGTAAGGCGTTGGAGGACGCGGATAAACGCGGGGTTGATTTTGCTGTCATCGTGGGGGAGCGTGAGCTGGGTGAGGGCGCGGTGGTGCTTAAGGATTTGGCGGGTCGAACGCAGAGTACCGTGTCCATCGATAGTTTAGTTCGGCAAATAAAAAATTAG